The sequence TGAACTCCGGCGGGCCCGCCAGATGCAGCGTCCGCGACGCCGAGACGTCGTCCAGCCCGCCTTCGGCTATCTCCACCAGGGCGTCGAGATGCGGCGCGGCCCGGTGCGCCAGCTCGTCGCCGAACGTGGTCGGGGTCACCCCGCGCGCCTGACGGAGGAAGAGAGGCCTGCCGAGCTGGCGCTCCAGCGTGCGGATCTGCGAGGTGACGGCGGGCTGGGAGAGGCCGAGCAGGGCGGCGGCGCGGGTGAAGGAACCAGCCCGGTGCACGGTGACGAAGGTCCGCAGCAAGGCCAGATCCATGGCGTGCCCTCCCCTGTACCTGCCTCCCCGCCCCTCCGCCGGCCGCCGGGCAGGCACCAACTATAAATATGCCGATAGGCCCCTGTCGCTACCGTGATTGGACACTGACGCAGAGTCAACTAGCCTGGTTCGGGCGGTCTTGCCACCCGAGAACCGCAGACGGTCCGAGCCACGAGGGGGGGAGGCTCGGACCGTCCCGGCAGCCGCGGCGGACCGCGGTGCCCGGGGTCAACCGGCGGACTCGTCCAGGGCGCGCAGAACGTCGGCCACCAAGTCCTCCGGGTCCTCCGCACCGACGGACATCCGGACGAAGCCCTCCGGGACGTCGTCCCCGCCCCAGCGGCGGCGCCGCTCGGCCGTGGACCGCACCCCGCCGAAGCTCGTCGCGTCCTCCACCAGGCGCAGGGCCGCGAGGAAGCGCTCGGCATGGGCACGCGTGGGCAGCGTGAAGGAGACGACACAGCCGTAGCGGCGCATCTGCCGCGCCGCGACCGGGTGCGAGGGGTCGTCGGGCAGGCCCGGGTAACGCAGTCCGGAGACCTCGGGCCGCTGCCGCAGTGCCTCGGCGACCGCGAGAGCGGTGGCGTTCTGCCGGTCGACGCGCAGCTGGAGCGTGGCGATGGACCGGTGCGCGAGCCAGGCCTCCATGGGACCGGAGATCGCGCCGACGATCTTGCGCCAGCGGCGTACGGCGGCCATCGCCTCGGCGTCGCGGCCGGCGACATAGCCCAGCAGCACGTCACCGTGTCCGGTGAGCTGCTTGGTCCCGCTGGCCACGGAGAAGTCCGCACCCAGCTCCAGCGGGCGCTGCCCGAGCGGGGTGGCGAGGGTGTTGTCCACGGCGACCAGCGCGCCACGCGCGTGTGCCGCCTCCGCCAGCCGCCGGATGTCGCAGACGTCGAGCCC comes from Streptomyces sp. SCL15-4 and encodes:
- a CDS encoding cystathionine gamma-lyase — its product is MSEGTRSEDRTGDGTRAVRAGLPEPVKHEPTLPGPVFAAHFHLPGEVSGPYLYGRDDNPTWTLLERAIGELEAPGREDVETLVFASGMAAISSVLFSQLRAGDAVVLPSDGYQVLPLVGAQLEAYGIEVRTAPTGGDGQLEALDGARLLWIESPSNPGLDVCDIRRLAEAAHARGALVAVDNTLATPLGQRPLELGADFSVASGTKQLTGHGDVLLGYVAGRDAEAMAAVRRWRKIVGAISGPMEAWLAHRSIATLQLRVDRQNATALAVAEALRQRPEVSGLRYPGLPDDPSHPVAARQMRRYGCVVSFTLPTRAHAERFLAALRLVEDATSFGGVRSTAERRRRWGGDDVPEGFVRMSVGAEDPEDLVADVLRALDESAG